A single window of Arcobacter venerupis DNA harbors:
- a CDS encoding c-type cytochrome codes for MKKAILSTIILLGSSSLFADTTMCFKENHQSMSTIENTALDGGLCNGKFTVNDMKAKGWNVDDIKISQSPNGMNFIYILKTATTEVSSNFTGNQAQMEANILAKLEKKKVAEEKAKVEKELKDATILAQELYTTKCQTCHGTNGEKRAYNTSRPLKDLSLEDMQESIKNYKVGNVNSMNANIMTPYANFLDHNEIKGIHAYLKSINNK; via the coding sequence TTGAAAAAAGCGATTCTTTCAACAATAATACTATTGGGTTCATCTTCACTTTTTGCTGATACTACAATGTGTTTTAAAGAAAATCACCAATCAATGAGTACTATTGAAAACACTGCACTTGACGGTGGTCTTTGTAATGGAAAATTTACAGTAAATGACATGAAAGCAAAAGGTTGGAATGTAGATGATATAAAAATATCACAATCACCAAATGGTATGAATTTTATATATATTCTAAAAACTGCAACAACTGAAGTTTCTTCTAATTTCACAGGAAATCAAGCTCAAATGGAAGCTAATATTTTAGCAAAACTTGAAAAGAAGAAAGTTGCTGAAGAAAAAGCAAAAGTTGAAAAAGAGTTAAAAGATGCAACAATTCTTGCACAAGAACTTTATACAACTAAATGTCAAACATGTCATGGAACAAATGGTGAAAAAAGAGCTTACAATACTTCAAGACCACTAAAAGATTTATCACTTGAAGATATGCAAGAATCAATCAAAAACTATAAAGTTGGTAATGTTAATTCAATGAATGCAAATATTATGACTCCCTATGCAAACTTTTTAGATCATAATGAGATAAAAGGTATTCATGCTTATTTAAAGTCAATAAATAACAAATAA
- a CDS encoding major outer membrane protein, translated as MKKIAKLSLVAAVAVAGLTTANAQPLEEAIKNVDVSGSVVYRYNDYSNDTSDTSSQTNNYKIGLNLASKVNEDVKLNTRFIVGRAANAGFAQLGNASGDDVNKDTNADVSLSNVYFGYTGIQNTTVNVGKQGLTTPWTVAIDSDNNEQNGTGILALSTVGPVTLAGAYFNQTNLDASTDAKISTLNGTGTPSEQNAGGNFAGVLDGDEDVATVGAIVAAGPVTIDAWYLDLQDTFDTYTVGAKADLDLDGIKLGADARFASLTLDDDFFGIGTDNSIAKIALTAKAGIVNAKVVYATTDKDGGLTALDNDAVTTVNGWNTTVNGKADADYWQTTLGVDILSNLNLSANYNNLQYVNGADADMTEEELYAQLVYKMSKNLSTYVRYGTYTKDNDTTNTEVNDDVRGRLQVEYTF; from the coding sequence ATGAAAAAAATCGCAAAATTAAGTTTAGTAGCAGCTGTTGCAGTTGCTGGGTTAACTACGGCTAATGCTCAACCATTAGAAGAAGCAATCAAAAATGTAGACGTATCTGGTTCTGTTGTTTATAGATATAATGACTATAGTAATGATACTTCGGATACTTCTTCTCAAACAAATAACTATAAAATTGGTTTAAATTTAGCTTCTAAAGTAAATGAAGATGTAAAATTAAATACAAGATTTATTGTTGGAAGAGCTGCAAATGCAGGATTTGCTCAATTAGGTAATGCATCTGGTGATGATGTTAATAAAGATACAAATGCTGATGTTTCATTATCAAATGTTTATTTTGGATACACAGGTATTCAAAACACTACTGTTAATGTTGGGAAACAAGGTTTAACAACTCCTTGGACTGTTGCTATTGACTCTGATAATAATGAGCAAAATGGTACTGGAATTTTAGCTCTTTCAACTGTTGGTCCAGTTACTTTAGCAGGTGCATACTTTAATCAAACTAATTTAGATGCTTCTACAGATGCAAAAATTAGTACTTTAAATGGAACTGGAACTCCTTCAGAACAAAATGCTGGCGGAAACTTTGCAGGTGTATTGGATGGGGATGAAGATGTTGCAACAGTAGGAGCAATCGTTGCTGCTGGACCTGTTACAATTGATGCTTGGTACTTAGATTTACAAGATACTTTTGATACATACACTGTAGGAGCAAAAGCAGATTTAGATTTAGATGGTATTAAATTAGGTGCGGATGCAAGATTTGCATCATTAACTCTTGATGATGATTTTTTTGGAATAGGAACAGATAATTCTATTGCAAAAATTGCTTTAACTGCAAAAGCAGGTATTGTTAATGCAAAAGTTGTTTATGCAACTACTGATAAAGATGGTGGGTTAACTGCATTAGATAATGATGCTGTAACTACTGTAAATGGTTGGAATACAACTGTAAATGGTAAAGCTGATGCTGATTACTGGCAAACAACTTTAGGTGTAGATATTTTATCTAACTTAAATTTATCAGCTAACTACAATAATTTACAATATGTAAATGGTGCAGATGCTGATATGACTGAAGAAGAGTTATATGCTCAATTAGTATATAAAATGAGTAAAAACTTATCTACTTATGTTAGATATGGAACTTATACTAAAGATAATGACACAACTAACACTGAAGTTAATGATGATGTTAGAGGAAGATTACAAGTTGAATATACATTCTAA